In Leptospira sp. WS58.C1, a single genomic region encodes these proteins:
- the mutS gene encoding DNA mismatch repair protein MutS, with the protein MQKDSLTTETNSPDLTEALDTPMMRQYLEIKAKFPDSILFFRMGDFYEMFLEDAKIASAILDIALTKRQNSVPMCGIPFHSKDGYISRLLTAGKKIAVCEQSRPEDGNTKLMTRDVVRIITPGTVIEEHLLSGFQNNYLCVLVPKAALIFVGMADVSTGEVLHFAVPISRTQVLESEFVKFRPSEICVFSQDLERIRAWQNFGERELTVLDASNIGSENSNDPFQTVTKTLEYYIRENYRDGTLSLREPRILQTGSYLEMDRETILNLELIENEKEEKGHTLFSVLNFCSTAKGKRVLKQRILFPETDPAILKSRWEKQDIIKKIPFAHLTQALKDLGDLERILGRFRGNKAYPRDFKSILSSIQTLDSLIGYLSPLGYPISKPDKLEKLKSYIEERIHTDELPVILGNGKFLKDGFDKNLDRAREAGSKGADWILELETEEKKKTGLSTLKIKYNKIVGYFIEISRVQAEQAPKEYLKKQTLVTSERFTTARLEEIERTILEADEIIQKVEKAEFEKMVQTVLEYSSELLIVSEEFGDLDFQISLLKAEEKFGWIRPELSEDSTLEMKSSRHPVVEASLPVGTKFTPNDVGLDGKENSIAILTGPNMAGKSTFMRQIAINQILFQIGGSVAAETAKLPILDKLFTRIGAGDNLNAGESTFYVEMKETANILKNCTSQSLLLFDEVGRGTSTYDGMSIAWAILESLSEMHPRPKTVFATHYHELTELSRLPGVWNLHMETVEKDDKVIFLRKVKPGKAKKSFGIYVAQLAGVPESVVKRAAEILTDMESRKKEIRIQTREPSLFQDIGSPNSDNQFWQDFKKEITDLPIDSMTPIEALKLLDDWKKRVSSRT; encoded by the coding sequence ATGCAAAAAGATTCTCTTACAACGGAAACTAATTCTCCAGACCTGACAGAGGCCCTAGATACTCCTATGATGAGGCAGTATCTGGAGATCAAAGCCAAGTTTCCTGATTCTATCCTATTCTTCCGGATGGGCGATTTTTATGAGATGTTTTTGGAAGATGCTAAAATTGCTTCCGCAATCCTGGATATAGCGCTAACCAAAAGACAAAACTCCGTTCCGATGTGCGGTATCCCATTCCATAGCAAGGATGGTTATATTTCTAGATTACTAACTGCTGGAAAGAAGATAGCGGTTTGTGAACAATCCAGACCGGAAGATGGGAACACAAAGCTCATGACGAGAGATGTGGTGAGAATCATCACTCCCGGCACAGTCATCGAAGAACATTTACTCTCCGGTTTCCAAAACAATTATTTATGCGTCTTGGTCCCGAAAGCCGCTTTGATCTTTGTGGGAATGGCCGACGTTTCCACGGGAGAAGTTTTACATTTTGCCGTTCCGATCTCCAGGACACAAGTATTGGAGTCGGAGTTCGTAAAATTTAGGCCCAGTGAGATCTGTGTATTCTCCCAAGACCTAGAAAGGATCAGGGCCTGGCAGAACTTCGGGGAAAGAGAACTAACCGTTTTAGACGCATCTAATATCGGATCGGAAAACTCTAACGATCCATTCCAAACGGTTACTAAAACATTAGAATATTATATTAGAGAAAACTACAGGGATGGAACTCTTTCCTTAAGAGAGCCGCGTATTTTGCAAACAGGTTCTTACCTGGAGATGGATAGAGAGACCATCTTGAACCTGGAACTCATCGAAAACGAAAAAGAAGAAAAAGGCCATACCCTATTTTCAGTTCTGAATTTTTGCAGTACCGCCAAGGGAAAGCGGGTATTAAAACAAAGGATCTTATTTCCGGAAACGGATCCAGCCATCCTAAAATCCAGATGGGAAAAACAGGATATCATTAAAAAGATCCCTTTTGCTCATCTAACCCAGGCACTCAAAGATTTAGGAGATTTAGAAAGGATCCTTGGCAGATTTAGAGGAAACAAAGCTTATCCTCGTGATTTTAAATCCATTCTTTCTTCTATCCAAACCCTGGATTCTTTAATCGGTTACCTTTCCCCTCTTGGCTATCCGATCTCTAAACCGGATAAATTGGAAAAACTGAAGAGTTACATAGAAGAAAGGATCCATACCGACGAACTGCCTGTTATATTAGGAAACGGTAAATTTTTAAAAGACGGATTCGATAAAAACCTGGATAGAGCTAGAGAGGCTGGTTCGAAAGGAGCAGACTGGATATTAGAATTAGAAACGGAAGAGAAAAAGAAAACAGGGCTTTCTACTCTTAAGATCAAATACAATAAGATCGTCGGGTATTTTATAGAGATCTCCCGTGTACAGGCGGAACAGGCACCTAAAGAATATCTCAAAAAACAAACTCTAGTTACCTCGGAAAGATTTACCACTGCCCGATTAGAAGAGATAGAAAGAACTATTTTAGAAGCGGACGAGATCATCCAAAAAGTGGAGAAAGCGGAATTCGAAAAAATGGTCCAAACCGTTTTGGAATATTCTTCCGAACTGTTAATCGTCTCCGAAGAATTCGGAGATCTGGATTTCCAAATCTCCCTCTTAAAAGCGGAGGAGAAATTCGGTTGGATCCGCCCCGAACTAAGCGAAGATTCCACTTTGGAAATGAAATCTTCCAGACACCCGGTAGTAGAAGCAAGTCTCCCGGTAGGCACAAAATTCACTCCGAATGATGTAGGTTTGGATGGAAAGGAAAACTCAATCGCCATCTTGACGGGTCCGAATATGGCCGGTAAGTCCACATTTATGCGGCAGATCGCGATCAACCAGATCTTATTCCAGATCGGCGGGAGTGTGGCCGCTGAAACCGCAAAACTCCCGATTTTGGACAAATTATTCACTCGAATCGGAGCCGGAGATAATCTGAATGCGGGAGAGTCTACATTCTACGTGGAAATGAAAGAAACTGCGAATATTCTAAAGAACTGCACTTCTCAATCATTATTACTTTTTGATGAAGTAGGAAGAGGAACTTCCACGTACGACGGGATGAGCATTGCCTGGGCGATCTTGGAATCTCTTTCCGAAATGCATCCAAGGCCTAAAACGGTATTTGCAACCCACTATCACGAACTTACGGAACTTTCCAGGCTCCCAGGTGTTTGGAACCTTCATATGGAAACGGTGGAGAAGGATGATAAGGTAATTTTCTTACGAAAGGTAAAACCGGGTAAGGCTAAAAAATCCTTCGGAATTTATGTGGCACAACTTGCGGGAGTTCCGGAATCCGTCGTCAAACGTGCTGCGGAAATTCTCACAGACATGGAATCCAGGAAGAAGGAAATCCGCATCCAAACCAGAGAACCTTCTCTATTTCAGGATATAGGTTCTCCAAATTCGGACAATCAATTCTGGCAGGACTTTAAAAAGGAGATTACGGATCTTCCGATCGATTCGATGACTCCGATAGAAGCGCTGAAACTTTTGGACGATTGGAAGAAGAGAGTCAGCTCGCGTACTTAA
- a CDS encoding phosphoribosylanthranilate isomerase: MSQTPKVKICGIRKVDDLKVCVEEGADLIGINFVSSSPRLVSPNEAEILITYLYTSVPTFLRPKIVFLFYKSSTHYIESILKNLQHNYVQYVSDDSLAPGETSPLYQSKDTRIISYRVRGKVNDDSLHFLNSDLLILDSYKSDAGGGTGESFPWEQVSEVRRPYLLAGGLTPENVAQALAQTKAYGVDVASGVESSPGIKDQELIRNFIRNAKRFSYNGN, from the coding sequence ATGTCCCAAACCCCTAAAGTAAAAATCTGCGGTATACGAAAAGTAGACGATCTGAAGGTATGTGTGGAAGAAGGAGCCGACCTAATCGGCATCAATTTTGTTTCTTCCAGTCCAAGACTTGTTTCTCCAAATGAAGCGGAGATACTGATTACCTATTTGTATACTTCCGTTCCTACTTTTTTACGTCCAAAGATCGTATTCCTTTTTTATAAATCTTCAACCCATTATATAGAATCGATTTTAAAAAATTTGCAACACAACTATGTCCAATACGTTAGCGACGACTCTTTGGCTCCCGGGGAAACTTCTCCACTGTATCAAAGTAAAGACACAAGAATAATTTCCTATCGTGTTCGGGGAAAAGTAAACGATGATTCTCTCCATTTCCTAAATTCAGATTTATTGATATTAGATAGTTATAAATCGGATGCAGGCGGCGGAACAGGGGAAAGTTTTCCTTGGGAACAAGTCTCCGAAGTTCGCAGGCCTTATCTACTCGCAGGGGGCTTAACTCCGGAGAATGTGGCACAAGCTCTTGCTCAAACAAAGGCTTACGGAGTGGATGTGGCAAGTGGTGTGGAATCTTCTCCCGGAATTAAGGACCAAGAACTCATTCGGAATTTTATTAGAAATGCAAAAAGATTCTCTTACAACGGAAACTAA
- a CDS encoding polyphenol oxidase family protein, with protein sequence MIDHRFFLEDKRSLRLLILGNREATGDPNDPNFIRERVAQASGVAGADIFFMNQEHGTTVLEANGSPSAEIPTGDALFTTEPKKILVVKTADCMPIFFWTGRPALVGVIHSGWKGTLAGITEKTLAHVQKRYGVDPELVHFYLGPYATGKHYEVGEDVASLFRKEVPNSLKVLEEPGKFLLEQKTFLLHRIKSLGIQPFLETAGVCTMSPNSKFFSHRRGDTGRNLNCIWLE encoded by the coding sequence ATGATCGACCATAGATTTTTTCTAGAAGACAAAAGAAGCCTGAGGCTTTTGATCCTGGGAAACAGAGAAGCTACCGGAGATCCGAACGATCCCAATTTTATCCGGGAAAGGGTTGCCCAGGCCTCCGGAGTTGCGGGCGCAGATATATTCTTTATGAATCAGGAGCATGGAACTACTGTCCTGGAGGCAAACGGATCACCGAGCGCCGAAATTCCCACTGGGGACGCACTCTTTACCACGGAACCTAAGAAGATCTTAGTCGTAAAAACGGCTGATTGTATGCCTATCTTCTTTTGGACAGGAAGGCCTGCACTAGTTGGAGTGATCCATTCCGGTTGGAAAGGCACTCTTGCAGGAATTACGGAAAAAACCCTGGCCCATGTGCAAAAACGATATGGAGTGGATCCTGAATTGGTCCATTTCTATTTAGGACCGTATGCGACCGGCAAACATTACGAAGTCGGAGAAGATGTAGCTTCTCTATTTAGAAAAGAAGTCCCAAACTCGCTGAAAGTTTTGGAAGAGCCTGGAAAGTTTCTACTGGAACAAAAAACTTTCTTACTTCATAGGATTAAAAGTCTAGGGATCCAACCTTTTTTGGAAACTGCCGGTGTTTGCACCATGTCTCCTAATTCTAAGTTTTTCAGTCATAGAAGGGGAGATACCGGTAGGAATTTGAATTGTATCTGGTTGGAATAA
- a CDS encoding response regulator, giving the protein MKGGVAPSGRPYQVIIAENSKFQAKQLAQILESEGYEVVGFAETGKELLNMYKENRKVDLITLDLHLPVIDGFAAFYEMKDMGVLPRVIVITDENTPAVIKALTEDGIMDYLVKPIKREKVLEKANATVRKTIKI; this is encoded by the coding sequence ATGAAAGGCGGAGTAGCTCCATCGGGAAGACCTTATCAGGTAATCATTGCGGAAAATTCTAAATTCCAAGCCAAACAATTGGCTCAGATCCTGGAATCCGAAGGTTACGAAGTGGTTGGTTTTGCGGAAACGGGTAAAGAACTCCTAAACATGTACAAGGAAAACCGAAAGGTAGATTTGATTACCTTAGACCTTCACCTCCCTGTAATAGACGGCTTTGCGGCTTTTTACGAAATGAAAGATATGGGAGTTCTTCCCCGAGTGATCGTGATCACTGATGAAAACACACCTGCAGTCATCAAGGCCCTAACGGAAGACGGTATTATGGACTATCTAGTAAAACCGATCAAAAGGGAGAAGGTTCTAGAAAAAGCAAACGCTACCGTCAGAAAAACGATCAAGATCTGA
- the leuB gene encoding 3-isopropylmalate dehydrogenase, which yields MKKVAVLAGDGIGPEVMKVALSVLKKALGSKASDFQFTESLVGGIAIDKTGSPLPPETLKLCEESDAILFGSVGGPKWESLPPEKQPERGALLPLRKHFDLFANLRPAIIYPELRGASPIKPEIIGEGLDILILRELTSGIYFGQPKGREGSGAEEFAYDTMRYSRREIERAARVAFEAARKRNNKVTSIDKANVLTTSVFWKEVVIDLHKREFSDVQLSHLYVDNAAMQLIVNPKQFDVILCENMFGDILSDEASIITGSIGMLPSASLSESGFGLYEPSGGSAPDIAGKGIANPIAQILSGALLLRYSFSMEEEAQKIESAVRKVISAGKRTRDIAEKGAEILGTEEIGIEIEKVL from the coding sequence ATGAAAAAAGTAGCCGTATTAGCAGGGGACGGAATCGGCCCCGAGGTCATGAAGGTAGCCCTATCCGTTCTGAAAAAAGCGCTCGGCTCCAAAGCTTCCGACTTCCAATTTACGGAAAGCTTAGTAGGAGGAATTGCAATCGATAAAACCGGTAGCCCTCTTCCTCCGGAAACATTAAAACTTTGTGAAGAATCGGATGCGATCCTGTTCGGATCCGTTGGTGGTCCTAAATGGGAATCTCTTCCCCCGGAAAAACAACCGGAAAGAGGAGCACTTCTTCCCTTACGTAAACATTTCGATCTATTCGCAAATTTACGACCTGCAATCATTTATCCGGAACTCAGGGGAGCTTCTCCGATCAAACCGGAAATCATTGGAGAAGGTTTGGACATTCTTATCCTAAGAGAATTAACCTCCGGGATCTATTTCGGTCAGCCTAAAGGTAGAGAAGGAAGCGGAGCGGAAGAATTCGCATACGATACGATGAGATATTCCCGCAGAGAGATCGAAAGAGCGGCAAGAGTCGCTTTCGAAGCCGCAAGAAAAAGAAATAATAAGGTCACAAGTATCGATAAGGCAAACGTATTAACCACTTCCGTTTTTTGGAAAGAAGTGGTGATCGATCTGCACAAAAGGGAATTTTCAGACGTCCAATTATCCCATCTTTACGTAGACAATGCGGCGATGCAGCTGATCGTAAATCCGAAACAATTCGACGTGATACTTTGCGAGAATATGTTCGGGGACATTCTTTCCGACGAGGCTTCTATTATCACTGGTTCCATCGGAATGCTTCCTTCCGCTTCCCTTTCGGAATCCGGTTTCGGTTTGTATGAGCCTTCCGGCGGTTCCGCTCCGGACATCGCAGGCAAAGGAATTGCGAATCCGATCGCTCAGATCTTGAGTGGTGCCCTACTCTTACGTTATTCTTTCTCTATGGAAGAAGAAGCACAAAAGATAGAATCGGCAGTCCGTAAAGTGATTTCCGCAGGAAAACGTACCAGGGATATCGCCGAGAAAGGTGCCGAAATTTTGGGAACGGAAGAAATCGGAATAGAAATTGAGAAGGTTTTATAA
- a CDS encoding aspartate aminotransferase family protein yields the protein MNETASEFQKTKELTDKYLIDLFNRYPVAFRYGVNELLFDQNNKQYIDFLAGVAVTNLGHSDPDIIEVIRNQIDKLMHTSNWFYSEEASRLAELLILNTFPGKVFLCNSGTEATEAAFKLARAYAEQKQIHDPIIISLHKSFHGRSVSGISLTGQKKMHTGFGKLLDGIEFVSPNSEEELVEPFERFAGRVVAFIAEPIIGESGIIPLTHGYMNLVRELTLENEALLILDEIQTGFGRTGTMFAFETFGFSPDVMTLAKGLGSGFPIGALIVAEKYENVLAKGTHGSTFGGNHLAAAIAYETIRVIQTRDVLANVNSCSEIAFSRLNQMKQKNKIIKEIRGKGLHIGIELTVPSRPIAELCLEKGLIVNATGDTVIRIMPPLTISTQYLNEGLDILESVLESQK from the coding sequence ATGAACGAAACTGCATCCGAATTCCAAAAGACAAAAGAACTTACAGACAAGTATCTTATAGATTTATTCAATCGTTACCCGGTGGCGTTCCGGTACGGAGTGAACGAATTATTATTCGATCAAAACAATAAACAATACATAGACTTTTTAGCGGGAGTCGCAGTTACAAATTTGGGTCATAGCGATCCGGATATTATAGAGGTGATCCGCAACCAAATAGACAAACTGATGCATACTTCCAATTGGTTCTATTCGGAAGAGGCATCTCGTTTAGCGGAACTTCTCATCCTAAATACCTTTCCTGGAAAAGTATTCCTATGTAATTCCGGAACGGAAGCAACCGAAGCCGCATTCAAACTGGCAAGGGCTTATGCGGAACAGAAACAGATCCATGATCCGATCATTATTTCTCTCCACAAAAGTTTTCACGGAAGATCCGTTTCCGGTATCAGTTTGACCGGTCAGAAAAAAATGCATACAGGTTTCGGAAAGTTATTGGATGGAATAGAATTCGTCAGCCCGAACAGTGAAGAAGAATTGGTGGAACCTTTCGAAAGATTTGCCGGTAGAGTGGTGGCATTCATCGCAGAACCCATCATTGGAGAAAGCGGGATCATTCCACTTACTCACGGTTATATGAACCTAGTGAGGGAATTAACCTTGGAGAATGAGGCTCTTCTCATTCTAGACGAGATCCAAACCGGTTTCGGAAGAACTGGTACCATGTTCGCTTTCGAAACTTTCGGCTTTTCTCCGGATGTAATGACTCTTGCAAAAGGCCTTGGTTCCGGATTTCCGATCGGCGCCTTGATCGTTGCGGAAAAATACGAAAACGTTTTAGCGAAAGGCACTCATGGCAGTACATTTGGCGGGAACCATTTAGCTGCAGCGATCGCTTATGAAACGATTAGAGTTATTCAAACCAGGGACGTTCTTGCGAATGTGAACTCTTGTTCTGAGATCGCGTTCAGCCGCCTGAACCAGATGAAACAAAAAAATAAGATCATAAAAGAGATCAGAGGAAAGGGTCTGCATATCGGAATCGAATTAACCGTTCCGTCTAGACCGATCGCGGAACTGTGTCTGGAAAAAGGACTGATCGTAAATGCAACGGGAGATACCGTCATTCGGATCATGCCTCCGCTTACGATCTCCACTCAATATTTGAATGAGGGATTGGATATTTTAGAATCCGTCCTCGAATCACAGAAATAA
- a CDS encoding phospho-sugar mutase translates to MSTESHIESWTKAPFSPQVQKEAKEILERYKKGETSGLEIEAFTVPLEFGTGGMRGRIGNGIGRMNEFTVGKAALGFSRYLVQKSKKPILVIAYDSRRRSREFAEVTAGVAASFGIKVILFSEVAPTPLLSYAVRYYKATGGVVLTASHNPPEYNGFKAYLSKGEQLAPPDDKKIISLIDKVQDWNEIPFLSSKDPKYKKLVQKAGEDCFSSYLKALKKSGIVSTKVTPKERSQTKLVYSPLHGTGGKYMKKLLQNFGYKNVTLVPEQKDPDGEFPTVKFPNPEEPEALELSRKLSEKIGADAFIATDPDADRLGIGVKNPKGGYTLLNGNQIGSILAAYLAEKVGSKPKKGKKPVLVKTVVTTDLQAEIAKNNKIALKNVLTGFKFIAEVMGKLDKSKTQYFLFGGEESYGYLPVDFVRDKDSLSSALLLMEVLSEKKDLLSYMDDIYLKYGLYQESLKSLTLEGLAGKKKIQDSLQSLRDNDLIGKSIGKRKVTGFLDFKNKTAKGSASKSAFSGLPSSDVIQLELENQAKLTIRPSGTEPKIKIYSSFKSRTSPKTKAELPKLTEGLLEELKETESLFLQLAGLS, encoded by the coding sequence ATGAGCACAGAATCCCACATAGAATCCTGGACCAAAGCCCCGTTTTCCCCCCAGGTGCAAAAAGAAGCAAAAGAGATCCTGGAAAGATACAAAAAGGGAGAAACAAGCGGTTTAGAGATCGAAGCATTTACCGTCCCCTTAGAATTCGGGACCGGAGGAATGCGGGGAAGGATCGGTAACGGGATCGGCAGAATGAACGAATTCACCGTTGGAAAAGCGGCCCTCGGCTTTTCCAGATACCTGGTCCAAAAATCCAAAAAGCCGATCTTAGTCATTGCATACGACTCCAGAAGGAGATCTAGAGAATTCGCAGAGGTTACAGCCGGTGTGGCTGCCTCTTTCGGGATCAAGGTCATCTTATTTTCCGAAGTAGCTCCTACACCGTTACTATCGTACGCAGTCCGTTATTATAAGGCAACGGGAGGTGTGGTCCTAACCGCTTCGCATAACCCCCCGGAATACAACGGCTTCAAGGCTTACCTTTCCAAAGGAGAGCAGCTTGCTCCTCCCGACGATAAAAAGATCATTTCCTTGATCGATAAGGTGCAAGATTGGAATGAGATCCCGTTTCTTTCTTCCAAAGATCCTAAATACAAGAAGCTCGTCCAAAAAGCGGGAGAAGATTGTTTTTCTTCTTATCTAAAAGCTCTTAAAAAATCCGGGATCGTATCCACAAAGGTGACTCCAAAAGAAAGATCCCAAACTAAACTAGTATATTCTCCCCTCCATGGAACCGGAGGAAAATATATGAAGAAGTTATTACAAAACTTCGGATACAAAAACGTAACCCTGGTCCCGGAACAAAAAGATCCGGATGGAGAATTTCCAACAGTGAAATTCCCCAACCCGGAAGAACCGGAAGCCTTGGAACTAAGTAGAAAACTTTCCGAAAAGATAGGAGCAGATGCTTTCATCGCGACTGATCCGGATGCGGATAGACTTGGTATCGGTGTCAAAAATCCAAAAGGCGGATATACACTTCTGAATGGAAACCAGATCGGTTCTATTCTTGCAGCGTACTTAGCGGAGAAGGTCGGCTCCAAACCTAAAAAGGGAAAAAAACCAGTCCTTGTAAAAACCGTTGTAACTACAGACCTACAAGCCGAGATTGCAAAGAACAACAAGATCGCACTGAAAAACGTTTTAACCGGTTTCAAGTTTATCGCGGAAGTGATGGGAAAACTGGACAAGAGCAAGACTCAGTATTTCCTATTCGGCGGAGAAGAATCCTATGGGTATCTACCTGTGGATTTTGTTAGAGACAAGGACAGCTTGTCTTCTGCACTTCTACTCATGGAAGTTCTTTCCGAAAAAAAAGACCTTCTTTCCTATATGGACGATATATATTTAAAATATGGGTTGTATCAAGAAAGTCTAAAGTCTTTAACATTAGAGGGACTAGCAGGCAAAAAAAAGATCCAAGACTCGCTCCAATCTCTCCGAGACAACGATCTGATCGGGAAATCGATCGGAAAAAGAAAGGTCACCGGATTTTTGGATTTTAAGAATAAGACCGCAAAAGGTAGCGCTTCTAAATCGGCCTTTTCTGGACTTCCTTCTTCCGATGTGATCCAATTAGAATTAGAAAACCAGGCAAAGTTGACCATCCGTCCCTCCGGGACTGAGCCTAAGATCAAAATTTATTCTTCTTTCAAGAGTAGGACTTCTCCTAAGACCAAAGCTGAGCTCCCTAAACTCACGGAAGGTTTACTAGAAGAATTGAAAGAAACAGAGTCCTTATTTTTACAATTGGCGGGTTTATCATGA
- a CDS encoding aminotransferase class I/II-fold pyridoxal phosphate-dependent enzyme, with product MDLREFFIEDRLEKFRTEAPCNLGESGIRNLDLGVLSEYLDLDLKELGKLSLADSPNSGRKDLREEISKLYHHVSPDQVLVTTGTGEALFIAFHLLLQKGDTTSLFWPAFQALYEVPRSLGANLQKVDLLPRLENEKLGFGQENLIKLFQNSPKLIVFNHPHNPTGIIAEEDDKKELQRLTANFPNWILFDEHYRFLSEEEDLGWSGFGICENSISTGSITKCFGVMGLRIGWLIGPKDWIQKARSMKDYLTHTVSPISEFLTLKLLQNRKVLQSKIRETLRANVRTFAHAVEGKLPGVESFKEPRGGVVGFAKLQPGLDSRKFADLLYEKAGVFVLPSADFETEGYIRLGFGETEERFRLGLARWSNLGSELIALLNK from the coding sequence GTGGATTTAAGAGAATTTTTCATAGAAGATCGTCTGGAAAAATTTAGGACGGAAGCACCTTGTAATCTGGGAGAAAGTGGGATCCGGAATTTGGACCTGGGTGTGCTCTCGGAATATCTGGATTTGGATCTAAAAGAATTGGGGAAACTCTCCCTAGCCGATTCACCCAATTCAGGTAGAAAGGATCTCCGGGAAGAAATTTCAAAATTATATCATCATGTTTCTCCGGATCAGGTTTTGGTAACTACCGGAACCGGAGAAGCGCTATTCATCGCATTTCATTTACTTTTACAAAAAGGGGACACTACTTCCTTATTTTGGCCAGCCTTTCAGGCATTGTATGAAGTCCCAAGATCACTCGGTGCCAATCTCCAAAAAGTGGATCTTCTGCCAAGATTAGAAAATGAGAAATTAGGATTTGGACAAGAGAACCTTATCAAACTCTTTCAAAATTCTCCTAAGCTAATCGTATTCAATCACCCTCATAATCCGACCGGGATCATAGCGGAAGAAGATGATAAAAAAGAACTCCAGAGACTCACCGCAAATTTTCCGAATTGGATCTTATTCGATGAACATTACAGATTTCTTTCGGAAGAAGAAGACCTGGGTTGGAGCGGTTTTGGAATTTGCGAAAATTCAATCTCTACCGGCTCGATCACAAAATGTTTTGGTGTGATGGGACTAAGGATCGGTTGGCTCATCGGTCCAAAAGATTGGATACAAAAAGCAAGATCCATGAAGGATTATTTGACCCATACCGTTTCTCCCATTTCCGAATTTCTGACCTTGAAACTTTTGCAGAATCGTAAAGTGCTACAAAGTAAGATTAGAGAAACATTGCGGGCCAATGTGCGAACTTTCGCCCATGCAGTCGAAGGCAAACTCCCAGGCGTCGAAAGTTTCAAAGAACCCAGAGGCGGAGTTGTCGGTTTTGCAAAATTGCAACCAGGCTTAGATTCCAGAAAATTTGCGGACCTTCTCTATGAAAAGGCGGGAGTATTCGTTTTACCTTCCGCTGATTTTGAAACGGAAGGTTATATCCGACTGGGATTCGGGGAAACGGAAGAAAGATTTCGTCTAGGCCTTGCACGTTGGAGTAATTTAGGATCCGAACTGATCGCTCTTTTGAATAAGTAG